From a region of the Rathayibacter sp. VKM Ac-2804 genome:
- the atzF gene encoding allophanate hydrolase, producing the protein MMDDPVLQDPAAHVAERYRRLAARPEAFIALRPEAEVAAELAAVDPALPLAGLLFAVKGNIDVAGLETTAACPAFAYAPAEDATVVARLRAAGAVVLGSANLDQFATGLVGTRSPYGAVRHAVDPARISGGSSSGSAVAVALGGADFALGTDTAGSGRVPAAFHGLAGLKPTKGWVSAAGVVPACRSLDVVTVMAPDPAIARRALDVMAGPDSRDPLSRSGVAAPFASTPRIGVPRPGQLGELAPGWAEAFDAEVARWADAGATLVELDIEVFLETARMLYDGAFVAERYAAVGEFVDAHPDEVDPVVGGIVSRSRELPAWRLFQDQERLDRARVASDAVFERIDALLLPTTTEHPTLAAVEADPIGVNSRLGRFTNFANLLDLAAVAYPAGVVDGLPFGVQLIGPAFSDHQLADLVWSRS; encoded by the coding sequence ATGATGGACGATCCCGTGCTTCAGGACCCCGCGGCGCACGTCGCCGAGCGCTACCGGCGGCTGGCCGCCCGGCCCGAGGCGTTCATCGCCCTGCGGCCCGAGGCGGAGGTGGCGGCCGAGCTCGCGGCCGTCGATCCGGCGCTCCCGCTCGCCGGGCTGCTGTTCGCGGTGAAGGGCAACATCGACGTCGCGGGGCTGGAGACGACCGCGGCCTGCCCGGCGTTCGCGTACGCCCCTGCCGAGGACGCGACCGTGGTGGCCCGGCTGCGTGCGGCCGGCGCGGTGGTGCTCGGCTCGGCCAACCTCGACCAGTTCGCGACCGGCCTGGTCGGCACCCGCTCCCCGTACGGCGCGGTGCGGCACGCGGTCGACCCGGCGCGCATCTCGGGCGGCTCGTCCTCCGGGTCCGCGGTCGCGGTGGCGCTCGGCGGCGCGGACTTCGCGCTCGGGACGGACACCGCGGGCTCCGGCCGGGTGCCGGCCGCGTTCCACGGGCTGGCCGGGCTCAAGCCGACGAAGGGCTGGGTCAGCGCGGCCGGGGTCGTGCCGGCCTGCCGGAGCCTCGACGTGGTGACGGTGATGGCGCCGGATCCGGCGATCGCCCGGCGCGCGCTCGACGTGATGGCGGGGCCGGACTCGCGCGATCCGCTCAGCCGCAGCGGAGTCGCCGCCCCGTTTGCGTCGACGCCGCGGATCGGCGTCCCGCGGCCCGGGCAGCTCGGCGAGCTGGCGCCCGGGTGGGCCGAGGCGTTCGACGCCGAGGTCGCCCGCTGGGCCGACGCGGGCGCGACGCTGGTCGAGCTCGACATCGAGGTGTTCCTCGAGACCGCGCGGATGCTCTACGACGGCGCGTTCGTGGCCGAGCGCTACGCGGCGGTCGGCGAGTTCGTCGACGCGCACCCCGACGAGGTGGACCCGGTGGTCGGCGGCATCGTGTCGCGGTCGCGGGAGCTGCCGGCCTGGAGGCTCTTCCAGGACCAGGAGCGGCTCGACCGGGCGCGGGTCGCCTCCGACGCCGTGTTCGAGCGGATCGACGCGCTGCTGCTCCCGACGACGACCGAGCACCCGACGCTCGCGGCCGTCGAGGCCGACCCGATCGGCGTCAACTCGCGGCTCGGGCGCTTCACCAACTTCGCGAATCTGCTCGACCTGGCGGCCGTCGCCTACCCCGCGGGAGTCGTCGACGGGCTGCCGTTCGGCGTGCAGCTGATCGGGCCCGCCTTCTCCGACCACCAGCTCGCCGACCTCGTCTGGAGCCGCTCATGA
- the iolD gene encoding 3D-(3,5/4)-trihydroxycyclohexane-1,2-dione acylhydrolase (decyclizing), with amino-acid sequence MADKTQRMTVSQALVEFLARQWTVDGDHRERTIPGMFGIFGHGNVAGIGQALAQSNALDPTLMPYHQARNEQAMVHQAVGYARMHRRLGTYASAASVGPGAANMLTGAALATANRLPALLLPSDTFATRVADPVLQQLELPHDIGITVNDAFRPLSRFFDRVQRPEQLYSIALAALRVLTDPAETGAVTIALPEDVQAEVLDVPVAFLQEREWHLRRPVPERGALERAVAAIAGARNPIVVAGGGVIYSGAEEALRAFAEATGVPVATTQAGGGALAWDHPQYLGGIGATGSTAANRLAADADVVIGIGTRYSDFTTASRTVFQNDDVVFVNVNIAAFDAYKHGSQLPVVADAREALVALREQLSRFHVSEELAERIRREKAEWDATVDAAFAPSGLALPGQAEIIGAVQSSTAPEDVVVQAAGSLPGDLHKLWRVRDSLGYNVEYAFSCMGYEIAGGLGVKRGAEASGSDRDVVVMVGDGSYLMLHTELVTAVAEGLKIIVVLIQNHGYASIGHLSETVGSGRYGTQYRGLDDREIPLDLAANARSYGVDVIEVAPSGSSIEDLRAAMAAAKASDRTTLIHINSDPLLYAPSGEGWWDVPVAEVSELPSTQRAYAEYTEQRAAQKPLLG; translated from the coding sequence ATGGCCGACAAGACCCAGCGGATGACCGTGAGCCAGGCGCTCGTCGAGTTCCTCGCCCGGCAGTGGACCGTGGACGGCGACCACCGCGAGCGCACGATCCCGGGGATGTTCGGCATCTTCGGGCACGGCAACGTCGCCGGCATCGGCCAGGCGCTCGCGCAGTCGAACGCCCTCGATCCGACCCTGATGCCGTACCACCAGGCGCGCAACGAGCAGGCGATGGTGCACCAGGCCGTCGGCTACGCGCGGATGCACCGCCGGCTCGGCACCTACGCCAGCGCCGCCTCCGTCGGCCCGGGCGCGGCCAACATGCTCACCGGCGCCGCCCTCGCGACCGCCAACCGGCTCCCGGCGCTGCTGCTCCCGAGCGACACCTTCGCGACCCGCGTCGCCGATCCGGTCCTGCAGCAGCTCGAGCTGCCGCACGACATCGGCATCACCGTGAACGACGCGTTCCGGCCGCTCTCGCGCTTCTTCGACCGCGTGCAGCGACCCGAGCAGCTCTACTCGATCGCCCTCGCCGCGCTGCGCGTGCTGACCGACCCGGCCGAGACCGGCGCGGTCACCATCGCCCTGCCCGAGGACGTCCAGGCCGAGGTGCTCGACGTCCCGGTCGCCTTCCTCCAGGAGCGCGAGTGGCACCTGCGCCGCCCGGTCCCGGAGCGCGGTGCGCTCGAGCGCGCCGTCGCCGCGATCGCCGGCGCGCGGAATCCGATCGTCGTCGCGGGCGGCGGCGTGATCTACTCCGGCGCGGAGGAGGCCCTGCGCGCGTTCGCCGAGGCCACCGGCGTCCCCGTCGCCACCACCCAGGCCGGCGGCGGCGCCCTCGCCTGGGACCACCCGCAGTACCTCGGCGGCATCGGCGCCACCGGCTCCACCGCGGCGAACCGCCTCGCGGCCGACGCGGACGTCGTCATCGGCATCGGCACCCGCTACAGCGACTTCACCACCGCGAGCCGCACCGTCTTCCAGAACGACGACGTCGTGTTCGTGAACGTCAACATCGCCGCCTTCGACGCCTACAAGCACGGCTCGCAGCTGCCCGTCGTCGCCGACGCCCGCGAGGCGCTGGTGGCGCTCCGCGAGCAGCTGAGCCGGTTCCACGTGTCCGAGGAGCTCGCGGAGCGGATCCGCCGCGAGAAGGCGGAGTGGGACGCGACGGTCGACGCCGCGTTCGCCCCCTCCGGCCTCGCGCTGCCCGGCCAGGCCGAGATCATCGGCGCCGTGCAGTCCTCGACCGCGCCCGAGGACGTCGTCGTGCAGGCGGCCGGCTCGCTGCCCGGCGACCTGCACAAGCTGTGGCGGGTGCGCGACAGCCTCGGGTACAACGTCGAGTACGCCTTCTCCTGCATGGGCTACGAGATCGCCGGCGGCCTGGGCGTCAAGCGCGGGGCGGAGGCGTCGGGCTCCGACCGCGACGTCGTCGTGATGGTCGGCGACGGCTCCTACCTGATGCTGCACACCGAGCTCGTCACCGCGGTGGCCGAGGGGCTGAAGATCATCGTGGTGCTGATCCAGAACCACGGCTACGCCTCGATCGGGCACCTCTCCGAGACGGTCGGCTCCGGCCGCTACGGCACGCAGTACCGCGGGCTCGACGACCGCGAGATCCCGCTCGATCTCGCCGCGAACGCGCGCAGCTACGGCGTCGACGTGATCGAGGTGGCACCGAGCGGGTCCTCGATCGAGGACCTGCGCGCCGCGATGGCCGCCGCGAAGGCGTCGGACCGCACGACGCTGATCCACATCAACAGCGACCCGCTGCTCTACGCGCCGAGCGGCGAGGGCTGGTGGGACGTGCCCGTCGCCGAGGTGTCGGAGCTGCCGAGCACGCAGCGCGCGTACGCGGAGTACACGGAGCAGCGGGCGGCGCAGAAGCCGCTGCTCGGCTGA
- the iolB gene encoding 5-deoxy-glucuronate isomerase, whose product MTTQNEWLFPRGALARDGWESVVDAGLPGWRHTGLRVADLAPGDELALPAAGVERLVVPLSGSFTVRHETGGPAETTVLAGRASVFDGPSDVLYLSTLSSATVSGEGRVAIAEAPAATAHPSRYVPRAEVPVELRGAGRSSRQVHNFGTPAALEADRFIVCEVITPAENWSSYPAHKHDEDVPGRESRLEEIYYFETAVSRGVAAPESAEPFGMFGTSSSPAGEIAIDATVRTGDIALVPFGYHGPAVAAPGYDLYYLNVMAGPGEERAWLISDHPAHGWIRSTWDDQDIDPRLPYTSDTPDTTDSTTSTTGGQH is encoded by the coding sequence GCTGTTCCCGAGGGGCGCGCTCGCCCGCGACGGCTGGGAGTCCGTCGTCGACGCCGGCCTGCCCGGCTGGCGGCACACGGGCCTCCGCGTCGCGGACCTCGCCCCCGGCGACGAGCTCGCGCTCCCCGCGGCGGGCGTCGAGCGCCTCGTCGTCCCGCTCTCCGGCTCCTTCACGGTCCGCCACGAGACCGGCGGCCCCGCCGAGACCACCGTCCTCGCGGGCCGGGCCTCGGTCTTCGACGGCCCGAGCGACGTCCTCTACCTCTCGACGCTGTCCTCCGCGACGGTGTCGGGGGAGGGCCGCGTCGCGATCGCGGAGGCGCCCGCCGCGACCGCGCACCCGAGCCGCTACGTCCCGCGCGCCGAGGTCCCCGTCGAGCTCCGCGGCGCCGGCCGCTCCAGCCGGCAGGTGCACAACTTCGGCACCCCGGCCGCGCTCGAGGCCGACCGCTTCATCGTCTGCGAGGTGATCACTCCGGCCGAGAACTGGTCGAGCTACCCCGCGCACAAGCACGACGAGGACGTCCCCGGGCGCGAGTCGCGGCTCGAGGAGATCTACTACTTCGAGACCGCCGTCAGCCGCGGGGTCGCAGCGCCCGAGAGCGCCGAGCCGTTCGGGATGTTCGGCACCTCCTCCTCGCCCGCCGGCGAGATCGCGATCGACGCGACCGTGCGCACCGGCGACATCGCCCTCGTCCCGTTCGGCTACCACGGCCCCGCCGTCGCGGCGCCGGGCTACGACCTCTACTACCTCAACGTGATGGCGGGCCCGGGCGAGGAGCGCGCCTGGCTGATCAGCGACCACCCGGCGCACGGCTGGATCCGCAGCACCTGGGACGACCAGGACATCGACCCCCGACTCCCGTACACGAGCGACACACCCGACACGACCGACAGCACGACCAGCACCACCGGAGGACAGCACTGA
- a CDS encoding transaldolase family protein: MSTSATGAAAPDPLEKTMSATVTADTVTADAATAPYEPLRAGAATATSLWNDSADLEELGRSIAFGAVGATCNPVIALTTIEKHLDVWGPRIAALAEQHPTAGESELGWLAIEQMSIEAAELLLPAFRASGGRDGRLSVQTDPRLHRDADALVAQAVHFSELAENIIVKIPATAIGIRAIEEATYRGVSINATVSFTVAQAVAVAEAIERGFDRRAAEGLPDHEFGSVVTIMGGRLDDWIKASVAADRRLVQPGHLDWAGVAALKEAYRIFRERGYRSRILSAAFRNHLQWSELVGGDLVVSPPFEWQLLIHENRIEVDPAQIDVPVPAEILAALLVLPEFRRAYLEDGMTVDEFGSFGATRRTLRQFLDADARLDALVREILLPTI, encoded by the coding sequence ATGAGCACATCCGCCACCGGCGCCGCCGCGCCCGATCCTCTGGAGAAGACCATGAGCGCCACCGTCACCGCCGACACCGTGACCGCCGACGCGGCGACCGCCCCGTACGAGCCGCTGCGGGCCGGCGCTGCGACGGCGACCAGCCTCTGGAACGACTCCGCGGACCTCGAGGAGCTCGGCCGGTCGATCGCCTTCGGCGCGGTCGGCGCGACCTGCAACCCGGTCATCGCGCTCACCACGATCGAGAAGCACCTCGACGTCTGGGGTCCGCGGATCGCGGCGCTCGCCGAGCAGCACCCCACCGCGGGCGAGAGCGAGCTCGGCTGGCTGGCCATCGAGCAGATGTCGATCGAGGCGGCCGAGCTGCTGCTGCCCGCGTTCCGCGCGAGCGGCGGGCGCGACGGGCGCCTCTCGGTGCAGACCGACCCGCGCCTGCACCGCGACGCCGACGCGCTCGTCGCCCAGGCCGTGCACTTCTCGGAGCTGGCCGAGAACATCATCGTGAAGATCCCCGCCACCGCGATCGGCATCCGCGCGATCGAGGAGGCGACCTACCGCGGCGTCAGCATCAACGCGACCGTGTCGTTCACGGTCGCCCAGGCCGTGGCCGTCGCCGAGGCGATCGAGCGCGGCTTCGACCGCCGCGCGGCCGAGGGGCTGCCGGACCACGAGTTCGGCTCCGTCGTCACCATCATGGGCGGGCGGCTCGACGACTGGATCAAGGCGTCGGTCGCGGCCGACCGCCGCCTCGTGCAGCCCGGCCACCTCGACTGGGCGGGCGTCGCGGCGCTCAAGGAGGCGTACCGGATCTTCCGCGAGCGCGGCTACCGCTCCCGCATCCTCTCGGCCGCCTTCCGCAACCACCTGCAGTGGTCGGAGCTGGTGGGCGGCGACCTCGTCGTCTCGCCGCCGTTCGAGTGGCAGCTGCTGATCCACGAGAACCGCATCGAGGTCGACCCGGCGCAGATCGACGTCCCGGTCCCCGCCGAGATCCTCGCCGCGCTGCTGGTGCTCCCCGAGTTCCGCCGCGCCTACCTCGAGGACGGCATGACCGTCGACGAGTTCGGCTCGTTCGGCGCCACCCGCCGCACCCTCCGCCAGTTCCTCGACGCCGACGCCCGCCTCGACGCCCTCGTCCGCGAGATCCTCCTCCCGACGATCTGA